Proteins co-encoded in one Gemmatimonadaceae bacterium genomic window:
- a CDS encoding PAS domain S-box protein, which produces MNAPLNHAPDAPPSGGDRPSPEREAHQDLIERIAGIGSWEIDLATDRINWSREQCRIHGVTEATAPRTHQDFLRMVHPEDLHVVNEGMATLVPYTQKTAEFRVVRPDGVPRLLQAHALLVAADNGQFTRVLGTSLDITERRATELALRSSEKAYRSLFQYAFDAMWVHDRQTGELLELNEAAIDLFGYTAEEQRARGMAGLTAADRGFTEERAWEFARKATAGEPQQFEWMGYHKNGTPVWEEMRLTAITIGGRDCLVATARDIGARKAAELAQQQANEELERRVAERTAALAQEIAERTAAQEALREQEEHFRRLIENSNDQVFIFDTTGAVTFVGPSVERLLGVTPAEMIGQRPSDVIHPDDVPEVMTTIGKVIDQPGQSFTNQYRIRHKDGRWLWFEGVARTLSPHGVEQGLIANARDISERITAERALREGDERFRMIIENAADFVMMCDSTGALTYVGPSSFRMLGYRPEELAGMRPTDLLHPDDVPQTLADLAWLGDHPGEPTTSTFRIRHKDGSYRVFENVGRTISNTTMDEGVIAFGRDITDRRMAEEALARAKEEAERANRAKSEFLSRMSHELRTPMNSILGFAQLAARGELAPAQQKGIQHILKAGRHLLHLINDVLEISRIEAGRERFSLEPVALGPLLHETVGLVRPLAQQHMVQLREGAFPEGAFAHADRQRLVQVILNLLSNAIKYNRPNGYVHLDCAPLERARWAIRVRDNGHGIRPDRLDQLFTPFARLGAEQTEVEGTGLGLALSRRLCEAMDGALILESTSAEGSTFRVELDGAHDSVQWLDETGTYAIPSAAHREATLLYIEDNLANLTLVEAILQARPGWKVLPALQGQLGVELAREHLPDVILLDLHLPDIPGGDVLRRLRSDPRTERIPVVVVSADATRASLDTLRVTGANAYLTKPLDVDEFLEVVEGFLPGGPG; this is translated from the coding sequence ATGAACGCACCGCTCAACCACGCCCCCGACGCCCCGCCGTCGGGGGGTGATCGTCCCTCGCCCGAGCGCGAGGCGCACCAGGACCTCATCGAGCGCATCGCCGGGATCGGGAGCTGGGAGATCGATCTCGCCACCGACCGCATCAACTGGTCGCGCGAGCAGTGCCGGATCCATGGCGTGACGGAAGCCACGGCGCCCAGGACACACCAGGACTTCCTCCGCATGGTGCATCCGGAGGACCTGCACGTCGTGAACGAGGGGATGGCGACGCTCGTCCCCTACACGCAGAAAACCGCCGAGTTTCGCGTCGTGCGCCCCGACGGCGTGCCCCGCCTGCTGCAAGCACATGCCCTCCTGGTTGCGGCTGACAACGGCCAATTCACGCGCGTCCTCGGGACATCGCTCGACATCACCGAGCGGCGCGCGACGGAGCTGGCGCTGCGTTCGTCGGAGAAGGCGTATCGCTCCCTCTTCCAGTACGCCTTCGACGCGATGTGGGTACACGACCGGCAAACGGGCGAACTGCTGGAGCTCAACGAAGCGGCGATCGACCTGTTCGGTTACACGGCGGAGGAGCAGCGCGCACGCGGCATGGCGGGGCTTACGGCGGCCGACCGCGGCTTTACCGAGGAGCGTGCCTGGGAGTTCGCTCGCAAGGCCACGGCCGGCGAGCCGCAACAGTTCGAGTGGATGGGCTACCACAAGAACGGGACGCCCGTGTGGGAGGAGATGCGGCTGACGGCGATCACGATCGGCGGGCGCGATTGCCTGGTGGCGACGGCGCGAGACATCGGTGCGCGCAAGGCAGCCGAGTTGGCGCAGCAGCAGGCGAACGAGGAACTGGAGCGCCGCGTGGCGGAGCGCACGGCGGCGCTGGCGCAGGAGATCGCCGAGCGCACCGCGGCACAGGAAGCGCTGCGCGAACAGGAGGAACACTTCCGTCGCTTGATCGAGAACTCGAACGACCAGGTCTTCATCTTCGACACGACAGGAGCGGTGACCTTCGTGGGGCCGTCGGTGGAGCGACTCCTCGGCGTCACGCCGGCCGAGATGATCGGGCAGCGCCCGAGCGACGTGATCCATCCCGACGACGTGCCGGAGGTGATGACGACGATCGGGAAGGTGATCGACCAACCGGGACAGTCGTTCACCAACCAGTATCGCATCCGGCACAAGGACGGTCGGTGGCTCTGGTTCGAGGGAGTGGCGCGCACGCTGTCGCCGCACGGCGTGGAGCAGGGGCTCATCGCCAATGCGCGCGATATCTCGGAGCGCATCACCGCAGAGCGCGCGCTGCGCGAAGGTGACGAACGCTTCCGCATGATCATCGAGAACGCCGCCGACTTCGTGATGATGTGCGACTCTACTGGGGCGCTGACGTACGTGGGGCCGTCGTCGTTCCGCATGCTGGGCTATCGTCCGGAGGAACTCGCCGGGATGCGTCCCACCGACCTGTTGCACCCGGACGACGTGCCGCAGACGCTGGCCGACCTTGCATGGTTAGGCGATCATCCGGGCGAACCGACCACGTCCACCTTTCGCATCCGGCACAAGGACGGGAGCTATCGCGTGTTCGAGAACGTTGGGCGCACGATCTCCAACACGACGATGGACGAGGGGGTGATCGCCTTCGGGCGCGACATCACCGACCGGCGCATGGCCGAGGAGGCGCTGGCACGCGCCAAGGAAGAGGCCGAGCGTGCCAATCGCGCCAAGAGCGAGTTCCTGTCGCGCATGTCGCACGAGTTGCGCACGCCGATGAACTCGATACTCGGCTTCGCGCAGCTGGCGGCCCGCGGTGAGCTGGCGCCGGCGCAGCAGAAGGGGATCCAGCACATCCTCAAGGCGGGGCGCCACCTGTTGCACCTCATCAACGACGTGCTGGAGATCTCGCGCATCGAGGCGGGGCGCGAGCGCTTCTCGCTGGAGCCGGTGGCGCTGGGTCCCCTCCTGCACGAAACGGTTGGTCTGGTGCGCCCGCTGGCGCAGCAACACATGGTGCAACTGCGCGAGGGGGCGTTCCCCGAGGGGGCGTTTGCCCACGCCGACCGGCAGCGGCTCGTGCAGGTGATCCTGAACCTCCTGAGCAACGCGATCAAGTACAATCGCCCCAACGGCTACGTGCACCTGGACTGCGCACCGCTGGAGCGCGCGCGGTGGGCAATCCGCGTACGCGACAACGGGCACGGCATCCGGCCCGATCGACTGGACCAGCTCTTCACCCCGTTCGCGCGGCTCGGCGCCGAGCAGACCGAGGTGGAGGGGACGGGGCTGGGGCTGGCGCTGTCGCGGAGGCTGTGCGAGGCAATGGACGGAGCGCTCATTCTCGAGTCGACGTCGGCCGAGGGGAGCACCTTCCGCGTGGAGCTGGACGGCGCGCACGACTCGGTGCAGTGGCTGGATGAGACGGGCACCTACGCCATCCCTTCCGCGGCGCACCGTGAGGCGACGCTCCTCTACATCGAGGACAACCTCGCCAACCTGACGCTGGTCGAGGCGATCCTGCAGGCGCGCCCGGGGTGGAAGGTCCTCCCCGCGTTGCAGGGGCAGTTGGGCGTGGAGCTGGCGCGCGAGCACCTTCCCGACGTCATCCTGCTCGATTTGCATCTGCCGGACATCCCTGGCGGCGATGTGCTGCGCCGGCTGCGCAGCGACCCGCGCACCGAGCGCATCCCGGTGGTGGTGGTGAGCGCCGACGCCACCAGGGCCTCGCTCGACACGTTGCGAGTGACGGGGGCGAACGCCTACCTCACCAAGCCGCTCGATGTCGACGAGTTCCTCGAGGTGGTGGAGGGGTTCCTCCCCGGAGGGCCCGGGTGA
- a CDS encoding response regulator, with protein sequence MSHADGGLRGSTILLVDDEVANLDLLEGLLESAGFTSLVRTGDARQVLPLVRQHAPDLILLDLHMPNRHGLDVLRDLRSATPAGDYRPVLVLTADVTSEVRDRALSLGARDFVTKPFDATEVLLRVENLLETRQLHVAERAARERAESATRERERLLAVVAHDLRNPLAVVSMYAETLLLQGLAPGAAASVARAAPAVSCAPGGDAADGSGEGGDDAEWGRAALSTIHANAVAMQRLVEDLLDASSIRGDGLRINRTRHRVGDAFERARAMLAPLAVSAGVTLTVAGDAGADGVTASLDRERMVQLLSNLVGNAVKFTPRGGRVAVRYLVRDATLEGEVGDTGPGIAPDDLPRLFDAFWTGVRRDGEHNRHGAGLGLWIARGIVEAHQGTLTAESVPGEGATFRFRIPLEGGD encoded by the coding sequence GTGAGTCACGCCGACGGCGGCCTGCGTGGCAGCACGATCCTCCTCGTCGACGATGAGGTGGCCAACCTCGACCTGCTCGAGGGGTTGCTGGAGTCGGCCGGCTTCACGTCGTTGGTGCGCACCGGCGATGCGCGACAGGTCCTTCCACTCGTCAGGCAGCACGCGCCCGACCTCATCCTGCTGGACCTGCACATGCCCAACCGGCACGGGCTCGACGTGTTGCGCGACCTGCGCTCGGCGACCCCCGCGGGGGACTACCGCCCGGTCCTCGTGCTCACGGCCGACGTGACGTCGGAGGTTCGCGATCGCGCGCTGTCGCTGGGGGCGCGCGACTTCGTAACCAAGCCGTTCGATGCAACCGAAGTGTTGTTGCGGGTGGAGAACCTGCTCGAGACTCGGCAGCTGCACGTGGCGGAGCGCGCCGCCCGCGAGCGCGCCGAGTCGGCGACGCGAGAGCGCGAGCGACTGCTGGCGGTGGTCGCGCACGACCTGCGGAACCCACTGGCGGTGGTCTCGATGTATGCCGAGACGTTGCTGCTGCAGGGGCTCGCGCCGGGAGCGGCGGCCAGTGTGGCGCGCGCGGCGCCGGCCGTTTCGTGCGCCCCGGGCGGTGATGCAGCTGACGGGTCTGGCGAGGGCGGTGACGACGCGGAGTGGGGGCGCGCGGCGCTGTCGACGATCCATGCCAACGCGGTGGCGATGCAGCGCTTGGTCGAGGATTTGCTCGACGCCTCGTCGATCCGCGGCGACGGTCTGCGAATCAACCGCACGCGGCATCGCGTGGGTGACGCGTTCGAGCGTGCGCGCGCAATGCTGGCGCCGCTCGCCGTGTCGGCGGGGGTCACGCTCACCGTTGCCGGCGACGCGGGGGCGGACGGGGTGACCGCGTCGCTCGACCGCGAGCGGATGGTGCAGCTCCTCTCGAACCTGGTGGGAAACGCGGTGAAGTTCACGCCGCGCGGCGGGCGCGTCGCGGTGCGGTACCTCGTGCGCGACGCGACGCTCGAGGGCGAGGTGGGCGACACCGGGCCCGGCATTGCGCCTGACGACCTTCCGCGCCTCTTCGACGCCTTCTGGACCGGCGTGCGCCGCGATGGTGAGCACAACCGCCACGGCGCGGGGCTCGGGCTCTGGATCGCGCGCGGCATCGTCGAGGCGCACCAAGGTACGCTCACCGCCGAGTCGGTGCCGGGAGAGGGGGCGACGTTCCGCTTTCGCATCCCGCTCGAGGGCGGCGACTGA
- a CDS encoding alpha/beta hydrolase: MTNERQPSLEQRDLSWSLDDTTVDATVQFAREGVDATGAGVVFIGGSGPTDRDWNTPLLPGTNGSARLLAEVLAQEGITSIRYDKRAAGVRARENMPRLVGKVSMQSHLDELAGAVRALAAQPGVRRDRLFAVANSEGTLHALHYQLQRPELSLAGLVLIAPPGRSVGAVARAQIAAQLAPVPGGEAILAMYDAAIARFLASEPVAPDPALPPGIAGLVQGLASPANLPFSRELWLADSAPLLRDVNVPVLVVIGEKDVQVDVRADGGPLQLAAAGREQVTFAFPPDANHVLKHETRPRAELTAESAFSYNAADAVLDPEGVATIVAWLRRHVA; this comes from the coding sequence ATGACGAACGAGAGACAGCCATCGCTCGAGCAGCGCGACCTCTCGTGGTCGCTCGACGATACCACGGTCGACGCGACGGTCCAGTTCGCGCGCGAGGGCGTGGACGCCACAGGTGCAGGCGTCGTCTTCATTGGCGGGAGCGGCCCCACCGACCGTGACTGGAACACGCCGCTCCTGCCGGGGACGAACGGGAGCGCGCGGTTGCTCGCCGAGGTCCTGGCGCAGGAAGGCATCACGTCCATCCGCTACGACAAGCGCGCCGCTGGGGTGCGTGCGCGCGAGAACATGCCGCGCCTGGTGGGGAAGGTGAGCATGCAGAGCCACCTGGACGAGTTGGCCGGTGCCGTGCGCGCGCTCGCCGCGCAGCCCGGCGTGCGCCGCGACCGGTTGTTTGCGGTGGCCAACAGCGAGGGGACGTTGCACGCGCTGCACTATCAGCTGCAACGTCCGGAACTCTCACTGGCGGGACTCGTCCTCATCGCGCCACCGGGGAGGAGCGTGGGGGCGGTGGCGCGCGCGCAGATCGCGGCGCAGCTTGCCCCCGTCCCTGGCGGCGAGGCGATCCTCGCGATGTACGATGCAGCGATCGCGCGCTTCCTCGCGTCGGAGCCGGTCGCGCCCGACCCCGCACTCCCGCCGGGGATCGCCGGGCTCGTGCAGGGGTTGGCCAGCCCGGCCAACCTCCCCTTCTCGCGCGAGTTGTGGCTGGCGGACTCGGCGCCGCTGCTACGCGACGTGAACGTCCCCGTCCTCGTCGTCATCGGTGAGAAGGACGTCCAGGTGGATGTGCGGGCCGATGGGGGACCATTGCAACTGGCGGCTGCCGGGCGGGAACAGGTGACGTTTGCCTTCCCGCCCGACGCCAACCACGTGCTCAAGCACGAAACGCGGCCGCGCGCCGAACTGACGGCGGAATCGGCCTTCAGCTACAACGCCGCCGATGCCGTCCTCGACCCCGAGGGGGTGGCGACGATCGTCGCGTGGTTGCGACGGCACGTGGCGTAG
- the alr gene encoding alanine racemase has product MSLSRRRFLAAASASPLLASPLLSSPLLASPLQAGEGDDGDMHGARDHAPIVAPARFEPWVEVTPSAMRHNVDVLSRLAGERPIIAVIKNNGYGLGLREVARILELDARVQGFGVVKVSEALALREAGIRKPILLLALFDDTEGEALVRGGVTLSLCVPDAAARVARAAARARRAATAQLYIDTGMSRMGVPYHRALPIMREMAGAPRVTLRGMFTELTEDRAFDTEQVGRLTSLAAEARSAGVTIGGPLHAASSHAVFNHADTLLDAVRPGISLFGGYPTDDGRERSIAALQVALAVRARVVRVERLRPGDSVSYGRRFTAESPTWTATIPVGHADGYPRGAVKGSRILIGDRTYPVIGAVSASHCVVNLGSETTVAVGDVATLIGPDHPDVHPNQVATAAGVSVYDVLMHLGMGMPRIVV; this is encoded by the coding sequence ATGTCGCTTTCACGTCGCCGCTTTCTCGCCGCCGCCAGCGCCTCGCCGCTCCTCGCGTCGCCTCTCCTTTCCTCGCCACTGCTGGCGTCGCCACTCCAGGCCGGCGAGGGCGACGACGGCGACATGCATGGGGCGCGCGACCATGCACCGATCGTCGCGCCGGCGCGCTTCGAGCCGTGGGTCGAAGTCACGCCATCGGCCATGCGCCACAACGTGGACGTGTTGTCGCGTCTGGCGGGCGAGCGCCCGATCATCGCCGTCATCAAGAACAACGGCTACGGGCTGGGGCTGCGCGAGGTGGCGCGCATCCTGGAACTCGACGCTCGCGTGCAGGGCTTTGGCGTGGTGAAAGTGAGCGAGGCGCTCGCGCTGCGGGAGGCGGGCATTCGCAAACCCATTCTCCTCCTCGCGCTGTTCGACGACACCGAAGGTGAGGCGTTGGTGCGCGGCGGAGTGACGCTCAGTCTCTGCGTCCCCGATGCCGCGGCGCGCGTTGCCCGCGCGGCGGCGCGCGCCCGTCGCGCGGCGACGGCACAGCTCTACATCGACACAGGAATGAGCCGGATGGGGGTGCCGTATCACCGCGCCCTTCCCATCATGCGCGAGATGGCGGGGGCGCCGCGCGTGACGCTGCGCGGGATGTTCACCGAGCTCACCGAGGACCGTGCCTTCGATACGGAACAGGTGGGGCGGCTCACGTCGCTCGCGGCCGAGGCGCGAAGTGCGGGGGTCACGATCGGCGGCCCGTTGCACGCGGCCTCGTCGCACGCGGTGTTCAACCACGCCGACACGCTCCTCGACGCCGTGCGCCCCGGCATTTCACTGTTTGGCGGCTACCCCACGGACGACGGGCGCGAACGGAGCATCGCCGCATTGCAGGTGGCGCTGGCCGTGCGCGCGCGCGTGGTGCGCGTGGAGCGCCTGCGCCCGGGTGACTCGGTGAGCTATGGGCGCCGCTTCACCGCCGAATCGCCCACGTGGACCGCCACCATCCCCGTGGGTCACGCCGACGGCTATCCACGCGGCGCCGTGAAGGGGTCACGCATCCTCATTGGCGACAGGACGTATCCCGTGATCGGTGCGGTGAGCGCCTCGCACTGCGTGGTGAACCTGGGGAGCGAGACCACGGTGGCGGTGGGGGACGTGGCGACGCTCATTGGCCCAGACCACCCCGATGTGCATCCCAACCAGGTGGCCACGGCGGCCGGCGTCTCGGTGTACGACGTCCTGATGCACCTCGGGATGGGGATGCCGCGCATCGTGGTGTGA
- a CDS encoding DUF488 family protein, which yields MSIRIVQLGTPRHPGEGLRIGTVRRPPRGVPKERFAAENWYDVWFPNLAPSPETIKLGLSAKTPAEWGRFTRQYRAEMKEPSARHDLELLAALSHVTNLSVGCYCDDEGHCHRSVLRELLRDCGAALASAPRASPTV from the coding sequence ATGTCGATTCGCATCGTCCAACTGGGTACGCCCCGCCATCCGGGCGAGGGGCTCCGCATCGGAACCGTTAGGCGCCCTCCGCGCGGCGTCCCCAAGGAGCGCTTCGCCGCCGAGAACTGGTACGACGTCTGGTTCCCCAACCTCGCACCGAGTCCCGAGACGATAAAGCTCGGGCTGTCGGCGAAGACGCCGGCCGAGTGGGGGCGCTTTACGCGACAGTACCGCGCCGAGATGAAAGAACCGTCGGCACGCCACGACCTGGAGCTCCTCGCCGCATTGTCGCACGTGACGAACCTCTCGGTGGGATGCTACTGCGACGACGAGGGGCACTGCCACCGCTCGGTACTGCGGGAGCTGCTGCGGGATTGCGGTGCGGCGCTCGCGTCCGCGCCGCGAGCGTCGCCCACCGTGTGA
- a CDS encoding sulfatase: MELLWLVPWTALAFGLAEGAWMTYSRLILGDKTLTGIHNAWLASLTDLVWFTLLALLLLAVSGLRRLMGRAALPAGVVLGSFVGFGTFTLLLLVKGLHPLAAAMLATGIAMEGGRQLSRRLPAVLRLVRLTTLPLVALFGLVIAGAFARERFKEARAIAAAGGAMAPDGAPNVLLLVLDTVRDIDLSVSGYARSTTPNLERLAATGVQFTKAWSPSSWTLSSHASMFTGRYPHELTAGLAVRLDGRDETIAERLSRKGWRTAGFVGNLHYGSTYFGLNRGFQHYEDYVITPGEAVLNSSFGRFLVTEESLRELVGYHDIVGRRRAPSLNARLLRWIATGARESRRPFFAFVNYYDAHEPYEPPADYERRFASNVPLHRFVTDQSVRGARQLDKQSMTPAEIARLRDNYDASIAYLDASIGQLLDSLRALGVLKNTLVIITSDHGEQFGERGLFVHGNSVYRPVMKVPLIVSMPGRIPPGRRVDARVNTRSLAATIDEYTGSSGRRPMPGQSLAPYLDTIPDTVADVAMLHEAITTKHEKLWTLLVGDLQYIRHEGGREELIALPNDSTLAPGTRSYRGQTSTMPLTRLLALQLDSILRTTGPERWAR; encoded by the coding sequence ATGGAGCTGCTCTGGCTCGTCCCCTGGACCGCCCTCGCGTTCGGGCTGGCTGAGGGGGCGTGGATGACGTACAGCCGCCTGATACTCGGCGACAAGACGCTGACGGGCATTCACAATGCCTGGCTCGCTTCGCTCACCGACCTGGTCTGGTTCACGCTCCTGGCGCTGCTCCTCCTGGCCGTGAGTGGGCTACGACGACTCATGGGGCGAGCGGCACTCCCCGCGGGAGTCGTGCTCGGCAGCTTTGTCGGCTTTGGCACATTCACGCTGCTACTTCTCGTGAAAGGCCTTCATCCGCTGGCGGCGGCGATGCTTGCGACCGGCATCGCCATGGAAGGGGGACGACAGCTCTCACGCCGGCTTCCGGCGGTGCTGCGGCTGGTGCGGCTGACGACGCTTCCGTTGGTGGCGCTGTTCGGTCTCGTCATCGCCGGCGCCTTTGCCCGCGAACGGTTCAAGGAGGCGCGCGCCATTGCAGCCGCCGGAGGGGCCATGGCGCCGGACGGTGCGCCAAACGTCCTCCTGCTGGTGCTCGACACGGTCCGTGACATCGACCTGAGCGTCAGCGGCTACGCGCGCAGCACCACCCCCAACCTCGAGCGGCTGGCGGCCACTGGGGTGCAGTTCACGAAGGCATGGTCGCCGTCGTCGTGGACGCTGTCGTCGCACGCCAGCATGTTCACCGGTCGCTATCCGCATGAACTGACCGCGGGGCTTGCGGTGCGACTGGACGGGCGCGATGAGACGATCGCCGAGCGCCTGTCACGGAAGGGATGGCGCACCGCGGGCTTTGTCGGGAATCTGCACTACGGCAGCACGTACTTTGGCCTCAACCGCGGCTTCCAGCACTACGAGGACTACGTCATCACCCCGGGTGAGGCGGTCCTCAACTCGTCGTTCGGCCGCTTCCTCGTCACCGAGGAGTCGTTGCGCGAGCTGGTGGGCTACCATGATATCGTGGGACGGCGGCGCGCTCCGAGCCTCAACGCTCGGCTCCTGCGATGGATTGCCACCGGGGCGCGGGAGAGCCGACGCCCGTTCTTTGCCTTCGTGAACTACTACGACGCGCACGAGCCGTATGAACCGCCCGCCGACTACGAGCGCCGCTTCGCGAGCAACGTTCCGCTCCATCGATTCGTGACCGACCAGAGCGTGCGCGGTGCGCGACAACTGGACAAGCAGTCGATGACGCCCGCCGAGATTGCCAGGCTTCGCGACAACTACGACGCATCGATCGCGTACCTGGACGCGTCCATCGGGCAGTTGCTCGATTCGCTGCGCGCGCTGGGGGTGCTGAAGAACACGCTCGTCATCATCACCTCCGACCACGGGGAGCAGTTCGGCGAGCGCGGGCTCTTCGTGCACGGCAACAGCGTGTACCGTCCGGTGATGAAGGTACCGCTGATCGTTTCCATGCCGGGACGCATCCCGCCGGGGCGCCGCGTGGACGCGCGCGTCAACACGCGATCGCTCGCGGCGACTATCGACGAATACACGGGGTCGTCCGGGCGCCGCCCCATGCCGGGGCAATCGTTGGCGCCCTACCTCGACACGATCCCGGATACGGTTGCCGACGTTGCCATGCTCCATGAAGCGATCACGACGAAACACGAAAAGCTCTGGACCCTCCTCGTCGGCGACCTGCAGTACATCCGCCACGAGGGGGGGCGCGAAGAGCTGATCGCCCTGCCAAACGATTCGACGCTCGCACCCGGCACGCGCAGTTATCGAGGGCAAACGTCGACGATGCCGCTGACCCGCCTGCTCGCGTTGCAGCTGGATTCGATCCTTCGCACAACCGGCCCCGAGCGCTGGGCGCGATAG
- a CDS encoding GMC family oxidoreductase has protein sequence MTTQRSFPDPIAEGIARGWRVHDGATLADGSTFEGDVAIVGTGAGGGVTAEILSAAGLKVILIEEGGLRSTRDFRMLESEAYPTLYQESASRKTKDKGINIMQGRTVGGTTVVNWTSSFRTPPSTLAHWQERFGLTDLTTEALTPWWEQMERRLSIAPWGMPPNRNNQLLADALTKLGIAPHVIPRNVSGCYNLGYCGMGCPTNAKQSMLVTTLPSALDRGAELLYHARAERLVLAGSRVQEVVVTLMGSDGFERRRDAARVRVRHVVLSGGAINTPALLLRSRVPDPNALIGTRTFLHPVTISLARFAEPVDAFAGAPQSVYSDHFNEGSADGPGFKLEVPPLHPVLTASTVTGIGEEHAAVMKRLRHAHVVLALLRDGFHPESVGGTVELRDDGSPVLDYPVSRYLMEGARRAMGVMAELQFAAGAQLVIPFHERATPARTLAAAKAQIAAFTMRSPQAKLVSAHVMGGCAMGADDRRGVTDSLGRLRHVDNVSVIDGSLFPTSVGANPQLSIYALAARSATALARTFGGG, from the coding sequence ATGACGACGCAGCGCTCGTTTCCAGATCCCATCGCCGAGGGTATCGCCCGCGGATGGCGCGTGCACGACGGCGCCACGCTCGCCGACGGTTCGACCTTCGAGGGCGACGTCGCAATCGTCGGGACGGGTGCCGGGGGCGGCGTGACCGCCGAGATCCTCTCGGCCGCCGGGCTCAAGGTGATCCTGATCGAGGAAGGAGGGCTGCGCAGCACGCGCGACTTCCGCATGCTCGAGTCCGAGGCCTATCCCACCCTCTACCAGGAGTCGGCGTCGCGCAAGACGAAGGACAAGGGAATCAACATCATGCAGGGGCGCACCGTGGGCGGGACAACGGTGGTCAACTGGACGTCGTCGTTCCGCACGCCGCCGTCGACGCTTGCGCACTGGCAGGAACGGTTCGGCCTCACCGACCTCACCACCGAGGCGCTCACGCCGTGGTGGGAGCAGATGGAGCGGCGCCTCAGCATTGCACCATGGGGAATGCCTCCCAACCGCAACAACCAGCTTCTGGCCGACGCGCTCACCAAACTCGGCATTGCACCGCACGTCATTCCGCGCAACGTGAGCGGATGCTACAACCTGGGCTACTGCGGGATGGGGTGCCCGACCAACGCCAAGCAGTCGATGCTGGTGACCACGCTCCCCTCGGCGCTCGACCGCGGCGCCGAGCTGCTTTATCATGCACGGGCCGAACGCCTGGTCCTCGCGGGAAGTCGCGTGCAGGAAGTCGTCGTGACCCTCATGGGAAGCGATGGCTTCGAGCGCCGGCGCGACGCAGCGCGCGTCCGCGTACGGCACGTGGTCCTGTCGGGCGGCGCCATCAACACACCGGCACTCCTCCTCCGCAGTCGAGTCCCTGATCCCAACGCCCTCATTGGCACGCGCACCTTCCTGCATCCGGTCACCATCTCGCTCGCCCGCTTTGCGGAGCCCGTCGATGCTTTTGCCGGCGCGCCGCAGTCGGTGTACTCGGATCATTTCAACGAGGGGAGCGCCGACGGTCCTGGCTTCAAGCTCGAGGTGCCGCCGCTGCACCCGGTGCTGACGGCGTCGACGGTCACCGGCATCGGCGAGGAGCACGCCGCGGTGATGAAGCGGCTGCGGCACGCGCATGTCGTGCTGGCGCTGTTGCGCGATGGCTTTCACCCCGAAAGCGTGGGGGGGACGGTCGAGCTGCGCGACGACGGCTCCCCCGTGCTCGATTACCCGGTGTCGCGGTACCTGATGGAAGGCGCTCGCCGCGCGATGGGGGTCATGGCCGAGCTGCAATTCGCCGCTGGAGCGCAGCTCGTGATCCCGTTCCACGAGCGCGCCACGCCAGCGCGCACCCTGGCCGCCGCCAAGGCGCAGATCGCCGCCTTCACCATGCGCTCCCCGCAGGCCAAGCTCGTGAGCGCGCACGTGATGGGTGGGTGCGCGATGGGTGCCGACGACAGGCGCGGCGTCACCGACTCGCTCGGTCGCCTGCGCCACGTCGACAACGTCTCGGTGATCGACGGATCGCTCTTCCCCACGAGCGTCGGCGCCAACCCCCAGCTGTCGATCTATGCGCTGGCGGCGCGTTCGGCGACGGCGCTGGCCAGGACGTTCGGCGGCGGCTGA
- a CDS encoding twin-arginine translocation signal domain-containing protein, giving the protein MPITRRTFIKAGAIGGGALLVAGAWGAWRLRSCKDGGNGLSPSGRALFAAVIPAFLDGVVPAGSWTTATMDTLLDDVNRTVSQLSPSAREELQQFFCLLDRGAVRLLLAGTALPWRRIDAARAARILARWRHGRTAMLVSAYQALHDITFAAWYATPAHWEATGYPGPPRLTPSAA; this is encoded by the coding sequence ATGCCCATCACCCGACGCACCTTCATCAAGGCCGGCGCCATTGGCGGCGGAGCCCTGCTGGTCGCCGGCGCCTGGGGAGCCTGGCGCCTGCGCAGTTGCAAGGATGGCGGCAACGGTCTCTCCCCGTCCGGTCGCGCGCTCTTCGCCGCCGTCATCCCCGCCTTCCTCGACGGGGTGGTCCCTGCAGGCTCGTGGACCACCGCCACGATGGACACGCTGCTGGACGATGTGAATCGCACGGTGTCGCAACTCTCGCCGTCGGCGCGCGAGGAGCTGCAGCAGTTCTTCTGCCTCCTCGATAGGGGAGCGGTGCGGTTGCTCCTGGCGGGGACGGCGCTCCCGTGGCGTCGCATCGACGCCGCGCGTGCTGCACGGATTCTCGCCCGTTGGCGCCACGGGCGGACGGCGATGCTGGTGAGCGCCTACCAGGCGCTGCACGACATCACCTTTGCCGCGTGGTACGCCACCCCCGCACACTGGGAGGCGACGGGCTACCCGGGGCCGCCGCGCCTAACGCCGAGCGCCGCATGA